The Mycolicibacterium duvalii DNA window CCTACCCTACGTGCACAGCGACCCGGTGGGCTGGACACGCTCACCGGCCGAGCATCAGAACGATTCGCGCAAAAGGTTTTTCAACGACGGCATCAGAGTGGTTGCCGACGAGAACAACTCGCCGTTCGTGCGGGCCGCGATGGTGGCCGAGGCAACCAGTCTGGTCACCAACCTGGGCTCGTCGGGGATCGGCTACATCAACGGGGACCTGACGGTCTCGCTGTCGCGGCTGCCCGTCGACGAATGGATCGGCATCCAGGCCGACGGCCACCAGGCCACCGATGGGATCGCCGTCGGCACCGCCACGCTGTTCGATCACCTGGGCCCGTTCGGCGCGGGAATGACCACTGCCGTCGCCAATCCTGCCGCGCAGATCGACTTCTCCGCACGCAATTTCGGTCCGGGCGACATCAACTACGAATAGCCGCTCTTCGGTCAGCGCGGGGTCCCGGGCGGGTGTAGGTTGCGGTCGGGAGCAAGGAGGCGGCCATGCCGACGGTGGTGACTCGCGACGGTGTCGAGATCTTCTACAAGGACTGGGGGGCGGGCCGGCCCCTGGTGTTCAGCCACGGCTGGCCGCTGTCGTCCGATGACTGGGACGCCCAGCTGATGTTCTTCCTGCAGCGCGGTTACCGCGTCGTGGCCCATGATCGCCGCGGTCATGGCCGCTCCGAGCAGGTCGCCGACGGTCACGACATGGACCACTACGCCGACGATCTCGCCGCGGTGGTCGAGCACCTGGACCTGCGCGACGCCGTGCACATCGGACACTCCACCGGCGGCGGGGAAGTGGTGCGCTACCTGGCCCGACACGGCGAGTCCCGGGCCTCCAAGGCCGTGCTGATCGCAGCCGTGCCGCCGCTGATGGTGCAGACCGACGCCAACCCCGACGGCACGCCCAAGGCACTGTTCGACGACTTCCAGGTGCAGGTGGCGACCAATCGGGCGGCGTTCTACCGCGCCGTCCCCGAGGGTCCTTTCTACGGATTCAACCGCCCCGGGGTGGACCCGGTGGAAGGTGTCATCGCCAACTGGTGGCGGCAAGGCATGATGGGCGGCGCAAAAGCCCACTACGACGGTGTGGTCGCGTTCTCCCAGACCGATTTCACCGACGATCTGACCAAGATCGAGCTGCCGGTGCTGGTGATGCACGGCGACGATGACCAGGTGGTCCCCTATGCGGCGGCGGGGCCGCTGTCGGCGAAGCTGTTGCGCCACGCGACGCTGAAGACCTACAAGGGTTTCCCGCATGGCATGCCGACCACGCACGCCGACGTGATCAACGCAGACCTGCTGGAGTTCATTCAGTCCTGAGCGGTGGCTTCGCGCTGGATGCGCTCGAACTGCGCACCCATCGCGTCGGCCAGCGCGGTGGCTGCCGACAAGGGTCGCACCATCACCGTGAAGTCGTCGATCAAGCCGTCGTCGTCGACGTGCAGGAAGTCGCAACCGGTCAGCTTCCTGCCGGCCACGCTCGCCTCGAAGACCAGGGCGTGGTCGCGCCCACCGGCATCGTTGATCTCACGGGTGTAGCGGAAGTCCTCGAACACCCGCATCACACCGCGCAGAATCGCCGCGGTCATCGCCTTGCCCCGGTAGGGCTTGAACGCGACCGGGCTGGTGAACACCACGTCCTCGGCCAACAGGGCTTCAATGGCCGCCGCGTCGCGAGCTTCCACCGCTTCCCGGAATGCGTGCATCTGTGCAGTTTAAATCTCGCCGATTCGGTTCAGCGCGTCGTCCCTGGGTACAAGCGGACTGAACAGCCCACCACGACCAGGGGCGGGGCGTCGGCTGGGGGCGGCAGGACGCCTCGCCCCGCCGGTCGTCGAGCTCAGCGCAGCGTTGGCGCCCAACGTGTTCCGCTGCGCAGGTGACCCAGGCGACGGAGTCGACGGGGTTTCGTCGGCGACCGTGAGGGCTATGGCTCCCTACAAGATCCCCCGATGAAGGAGATGATCATGAGCACCGATGATGCGGGCGGCACCACCGCCAACGACCTGGGCGGTGCCGACGACATGCTCAGCCCGATGGAGTCCACCGACCCCGACGACATTCGCAACGCCGACGGCGACGAAGTCGTCGATCCGCCGGAGGACTGGAGCGGTGTCGACAAGACCGGCATGTCCGCCGAAGAGCAGCGCCAGGGCGAGACGCTCGACGAGCGGCTGGCCGAAGAGGTCCCGGACGTGACGCCCGACGGCGTCGATCCCCGCGACGGCGTGATCGGCGGGCCCGCTGATGACGAGGCGATCGCCGGTTCCGACGCTGCGCCGGAGGCTCCCGGGACGCATCGGGGCCAGGTCGACGGCGCTCCCGAGGACGGCGACCCCCTCTACCAGGTCGTCGAATAGCGCAGAGAGTAGGCAGAGTTATGACAGATTCCCACGAACTGCCGATCCCCGACTACGACCAACTCGCGCTCGGCGACCTGCAGCACAGGATTCGGTCACTGACCGCAGATCAGCTCGGCGTGGTGTTGAATCACGAGGCCGGCCACGCCGCCCGTGTGCCCGTGCTGGAGATTCTCGAGGCGCGCCAGCGCGAGCTGGAAGCTGGAGCGTCGCCCGCACCGGGCGATCCCGGCAACGCGCCGGGCGTGCAGTCCTCACCCGGCGGGTCACCGGTGCAGGAGTCGACCGCCGCGCCCGGCGGAACGCCGTTGCGCCATGGCGTGGCCAATCAGACGCCCAAACGCGGCCGGCCCTGAATTCAGGCCTCCGCGTCGGTACGGCGCTCGGCCAGCGCCGCGAGTCGCCATGTTGCTTCGCGGTTGCGTGGATAGACCAAGGCCAGCGACGCCGAGTGCGGCAACCACTTCATCGGTGCGCTCACCGGTACCTCGGCCATCTCGATCCGGCATCCACCGCCGGGCAGGTCCTGCAGTTTCATCGTGATCCGCGCTTTGCCGAAGGGCCGTCCGTTGGCGATCAGCACGACCTCCCGTCCGGGGTCGCAGGAGTCGACGACGGTGCTGTCGTTGATCACCAGCGGCCAGACACCGATGGAGTGGTGAATGGTGCTGCCGGGCTGCGGCCACTTCGGGTCGACCGCGCGCATCCGGCTGTTGCCGACCACCCACTGTGAGTACACCCACCCGTCGGCGATGACGTCCCATACCTGCTGCCGGGACGCGGATGTGTCGCGCTGCACCACCAGCGAACTGCGGGCTTCTTCGGGTTCAGTCATCATCGACACTCCCGTTACCCGCGGTCCGCAACGACAAACCTCGACGGGGTCAGAGGCGACCGACGCGCCGCAGTCCCTCGACGGTGTCTGCGAGGGTCTCGGCGGGATCGCGCTGGGGCATCCCGAGGTCACGGACGCTGGGGGAGTCGTCGGATTCCGGCATCTGGGTGTAGTACTGCATCGCGGCCGAATCGATCGGGGTGTCGAACGGAAGATAACCGCCGATCAGGTCGAACACCCGGCCGACGCTGCGCAAGGCGACGTCGGGCACGGGATAGACGAACAGTGTCTGTCCGGCGGCCGCGCCGATGGACTTGGCCAGTTGGTCCACCGGAACCCGCGCTCCGCCGGCCATGTAGCGGCGCGGACCGCGACCGGGTTCGAGCAGCGCCACATGCAGGTCCGCGAGGTCGCGGACGTCGATGACGATCCACGCCGCGCTGCGGCCGGGCACACCGCGCATCTTCACCGACGCTTCGACGCCTTCGGCGGCCTCGCCGAACTGCTCGCCTGCCGGGGGGCCGAGCACCATTCCCGGATAGGTGATGGCGACTGGGGCGCCGGCGTCCTGAAGGCCCCGTGCGTAGGCTTCCACCGCCGCCTTGGAGCGGCCGTAGCCATCGCTGCCGCCGACGACCGGTAGGTCTGCGTGCAGGGTGTCGAGGTCGGGCCGGAACAGCGCGGTGAAGCTCGACACGTGCACGATCGGGTCGAGCCCGGCCGCCACCGCGCCGCCCAGGATGTTGCGGGCGCCTTCCAGGTTCGTGTGCAGCATCTCGTCGGTGCGGTCGGGGTCGGTGGAGACCATTGCCGCGCAGTGGATCACGGCGTCGCAGCCTTCCAGCGCGGTCTTGGTCGACGACGCGTCGGCGATGTCGCCGATGACGTGGTCGCTGATGTCGACGCCGATGTCGCCGGCGCTGGTCTCGAGCCGGCCGGCGTTGCGGACGAGGAACCGGACCTGGTGTCCGGCGTCCTGTGCCGCCTTGGCCGTCCATGCACCGACGAATCCGGTTCCTCCGGTGATCAGTACTTTCACGGTCGCGCTATACCCCGTTTCGTGCCGGGTCACCCGGCCGCGTTGTGCTGCTGGATCTGGATCAGGTTTCCGCAGGTGTCGTCGAGCACGGCGGTGGTCACCGGCCCCATGTCCGTCGGCGGCTGGGTGAA harbors:
- a CDS encoding acyl-CoA thioesterase domain-containing protein, encoding MAATPDPGPAAHFTVTDGGFLSTRYAQSHWGPDHLNGPAVVGLVARALEHECAEEDLQPARLTVDLLRAARNAHTLVAVRVVREGRRVRSAHCDVTQGGQRVAHASLLSYRRSAEPPGTLWRNGQAFPSPPRPDGSVLPYVHSDPVGWTRSPAEHQNDSRKRFFNDGIRVVADENNSPFVRAAMVAEATSLVTNLGSSGIGYINGDLTVSLSRLPVDEWIGIQADGHQATDGIAVGTATLFDHLGPFGAGMTTAVANPAAQIDFSARNFGPGDINYE
- a CDS encoding alpha/beta fold hydrolase, whose translation is MPTVVTRDGVEIFYKDWGAGRPLVFSHGWPLSSDDWDAQLMFFLQRGYRVVAHDRRGHGRSEQVADGHDMDHYADDLAAVVEHLDLRDAVHIGHSTGGGEVVRYLARHGESRASKAVLIAAVPPLMVQTDANPDGTPKALFDDFQVQVATNRAAFYRAVPEGPFYGFNRPGVDPVEGVIANWWRQGMMGGAKAHYDGVVAFSQTDFTDDLTKIELPVLVMHGDDDQVVPYAAAGPLSAKLLRHATLKTYKGFPHGMPTTHADVINADLLEFIQS
- a CDS encoding nuclear transport factor 2 family protein translates to MHAFREAVEARDAAAIEALLAEDVVFTSPVAFKPYRGKAMTAAILRGVMRVFEDFRYTREINDAGGRDHALVFEASVAGRKLTGCDFLHVDDDGLIDDFTVMVRPLSAATALADAMGAQFERIQREATAQD
- a CDS encoding SRPBCC family protein: MMTEPEEARSSLVVQRDTSASRQQVWDVIADGWVYSQWVVGNSRMRAVDPKWPQPGSTIHHSIGVWPLVINDSTVVDSCDPGREVVLIANGRPFGKARITMKLQDLPGGGCRIEMAEVPVSAPMKWLPHSASLALVYPRNREATWRLAALAERRTDAEA
- a CDS encoding NAD-dependent epimerase/dehydratase family protein gives rise to the protein MKVLITGGTGFVGAWTAKAAQDAGHQVRFLVRNAGRLETSAGDIGVDISDHVIGDIADASSTKTALEGCDAVIHCAAMVSTDPDRTDEMLHTNLEGARNILGGAVAAGLDPIVHVSSFTALFRPDLDTLHADLPVVGGSDGYGRSKAAVEAYARGLQDAGAPVAITYPGMVLGPPAGEQFGEAAEGVEASVKMRGVPGRSAAWIVIDVRDLADLHVALLEPGRGPRRYMAGGARVPVDQLAKSIGAAAGQTLFVYPVPDVALRSVGRVFDLIGGYLPFDTPIDSAAMQYYTQMPESDDSPSVRDLGMPQRDPAETLADTVEGLRRVGRL